The following proteins are co-located in the Streptomyces sp. DT2A-34 genome:
- a CDS encoding DUF5655 domain-containing protein, translating into MTDLKLFRLDSNGRDVELRGSTVALEVELQRRVEAGMGQMLGIRFLASEYPTGPWHRGRIDSLGLDESNNPVVIEYKKGSDSGVVSQAVSYLSWLRSARHEFEALVKEKLGTEAAEAIDWRNPRMVCIAAGFSHHDRVAVHDLNKRIDLVRYRVFDGGLLSLMLVESAPGTTSPASARRRSPGREVTVDVDDGTKSVQATLDAVSDDLRALYAELDEVLTASGEVEVDTKQHYIAYRRMVNIASVIFRRKHEAILVYLRVDPDTVVLEEGFSRDMRGIGHLGTGDLEVRISSAACLEKAGPLIRRAFEAA; encoded by the coding sequence GTGACCGACCTGAAGCTGTTCCGGCTGGATTCCAATGGCCGGGACGTCGAACTACGGGGCTCGACGGTGGCGCTGGAGGTCGAGCTTCAGCGTCGGGTCGAGGCCGGCATGGGGCAGATGCTCGGCATCCGTTTCCTGGCTTCGGAGTATCCGACGGGCCCGTGGCACCGGGGCCGGATCGACTCGCTCGGGCTGGACGAAAGCAATAACCCCGTGGTGATCGAGTACAAGAAGGGCTCCGATAGCGGAGTCGTGTCGCAGGCGGTCTCGTACCTGTCGTGGCTACGCTCCGCGCGTCACGAGTTCGAGGCGCTGGTCAAGGAGAAGCTGGGCACAGAGGCAGCAGAGGCGATCGACTGGCGCAATCCGCGGATGGTCTGCATCGCCGCCGGCTTCTCGCATCACGACCGGGTTGCCGTGCACGACCTGAACAAGCGGATTGACCTCGTGCGCTACCGCGTCTTCGACGGCGGGCTGCTGAGCCTGATGCTGGTCGAGTCGGCCCCCGGGACCACCAGCCCAGCGTCGGCTCGGCGACGTTCTCCGGGACGGGAAGTGACGGTTGATGTCGACGATGGCACCAAGTCTGTTCAGGCGACTCTCGACGCGGTTTCCGATGACTTGCGTGCGCTTTACGCCGAGCTGGACGAGGTGCTAACCGCCTCGGGCGAAGTGGAGGTCGACACAAAGCAGCACTACATCGCCTACAGACGGATGGTGAACATCGCCTCCGTCATCTTCCGACGCAAACACGAGGCAATCCTGGTCTACCTGAGGGTTGACCCGGACACCGTGGTGTTGGAGGAGGGCTTCTCGCGCGACATGCGTGGCATTGGCCATCTCGGAACAGGCGACCTGGAGGTCCGGATCTCCTCGGCTGCATGCCTTGAGAAGGCAGGCCCGCTGATCCGGCGGGCGTTCGAGGCAGCCTGA
- a CDS encoding site-specific DNA-methyltransferase, translating to MPYTLHRGDALTALAGIPDNSVDAVITDPPYNSGGRTSSERTGRSARAKYTSADAEHDLANFPGENRDQRSYGFWLTLLLTESYRATVESGTALVFTDWRQLPTTTDALQAAGWTWRGIASWHKPVSRPQKGRLKQSCEYIVWGTKGPVDANRNPVYLPGLYTASQPRKDRVHITQKPVEVMQELVKICPPGGTVLDPFTGSGTTGVAALREGRQFIGVELSDHYADIAEARLLQTLQQTAQREDFVLAGPEE from the coding sequence ATGCCGTACACCCTCCATCGAGGCGACGCGCTGACCGCCCTCGCAGGCATCCCCGACAACAGCGTCGATGCCGTCATCACCGACCCGCCCTACAACAGCGGCGGCCGAACGAGCAGCGAGCGCACCGGCCGCTCCGCGCGCGCGAAGTACACCTCGGCGGACGCCGAGCACGACCTCGCCAACTTCCCCGGCGAGAACCGAGACCAGCGCTCGTACGGCTTCTGGCTCACCCTCCTGCTCACCGAGTCCTATCGCGCGACCGTCGAGTCCGGCACCGCGCTCGTCTTCACCGACTGGCGGCAGCTGCCGACGACGACGGACGCGCTCCAGGCCGCCGGGTGGACCTGGCGGGGAATCGCCTCGTGGCACAAGCCGGTCTCACGACCGCAGAAGGGCCGACTCAAGCAGTCGTGCGAGTACATCGTGTGGGGAACCAAGGGGCCGGTCGATGCCAACCGGAATCCCGTCTACCTCCCGGGTCTCTACACCGCGAGTCAGCCCCGGAAGGACCGCGTACACATCACGCAGAAGCCTGTGGAAGTGATGCAGGAATTGGTGAAGATCTGCCCTCCCGGCGGAACGGTCCTCGACCCCTTCACTGGCTCCGGCACGACCGGCGTTGCTGCCTTGCGTGAAGGCCGCCAGTTCATAGGCGTCGAACTCTCCGATCACTACGCCGACATCGCAGAAGCTCGGCTGTTGCAGACACTGCAACAGACCGCACAGCGCGAGGACTTCGTCTTGGCGGGACCAGAGGAATGA
- a CDS encoding C40 family peptidase, whose translation MKKAIAIAGAVALGPTLLIAPVAVALAGSSSAQAACSAGGAQAVDSAAVAKLVKSILKDGSKGSVSVSGLDDPEEQIPNAETIQATGIAMKVPARGQIVALATALQESGLRNLDYGDRDSLGLFQQRPSQGWGTAAEVRDPVHASTKFYEGLLKVSGWQSMTIAQAAQAVQKSGYPDAYAKWEPLATALQKAITKSLSQSGSFSKDSDTGSEAEQTATSTTAGCGSSEDGSSFGPIPEGSIPEGYEIPASAPKSVRTAIRWGLGQLGTPYQWGGSCSAPHGQDPMGRCDCSSLMQASYKAGGVSISRTTYTQVNEGKAVSVDALKPGDLLFTRGTTAAPEHVGMFIGQGLILQAPKTGDVVKISTLAEWRADIVAARRVV comes from the coding sequence ATGAAGAAGGCCATCGCCATAGCAGGGGCCGTGGCGCTCGGCCCCACGTTGTTGATAGCGCCGGTCGCTGTCGCTCTCGCTGGTTCCAGCAGTGCTCAGGCCGCCTGTTCCGCAGGCGGTGCACAGGCTGTGGACAGCGCGGCTGTCGCGAAGCTGGTGAAGTCGATCCTCAAGGACGGCAGTAAGGGATCCGTATCCGTTTCGGGCCTGGATGACCCCGAGGAGCAGATCCCGAACGCCGAGACGATCCAGGCCACCGGCATCGCGATGAAGGTGCCGGCCCGGGGGCAGATCGTTGCCCTGGCTACGGCGCTGCAGGAGTCGGGGCTACGGAACCTGGATTACGGGGATCGAGATTCGCTCGGTCTCTTCCAGCAACGCCCCAGCCAGGGTTGGGGTACGGCTGCCGAGGTTCGCGATCCGGTGCACGCCTCGACCAAGTTCTACGAGGGCCTGCTCAAGGTCTCGGGCTGGCAGTCGATGACCATCGCCCAAGCCGCGCAGGCGGTCCAGAAGAGCGGCTATCCCGACGCGTACGCGAAGTGGGAGCCGCTGGCCACGGCCCTGCAGAAGGCCATCACTAAGTCGCTGAGCCAGAGCGGAAGTTTCAGCAAGGACAGCGACACCGGCAGTGAGGCCGAGCAGACGGCCACCTCAACGACTGCCGGATGCGGCAGCAGCGAGGACGGGTCCTCCTTCGGCCCGATTCCCGAGGGGTCGATACCCGAGGGCTACGAGATCCCGGCCAGCGCGCCCAAGTCGGTGCGTACGGCGATCCGTTGGGGCCTTGGCCAACTCGGTACGCCGTACCAGTGGGGCGGTTCGTGTTCCGCTCCGCACGGTCAGGACCCGATGGGCCGGTGCGACTGTTCGTCCCTGATGCAGGCTTCGTACAAGGCCGGCGGTGTCTCGATCTCCCGGACCACGTACACGCAGGTCAACGAGGGCAAGGCGGTCAGCGTCGATGCCCTCAAGCCGGGTGACCTCCTGTTCACCCGCGGCACGACCGCAGCGCCCGAACACGTCGGGATGTTCATTGGTCAGGGCTTGATCCTGCAGGCCCCAAAGACCGGCGACGTGGTCAAGATCTCGACCCTCGCCGAATGGCGTGCGGACATCGTCGCCGCCCGCCGGGTCGTCTGA
- a CDS encoding DUF6112 family protein, translated as MQHAQYLAYNPGITPKEGGLPGLSVLKNVVSSINLYSIIAVVGALAISALVWAWGHHSGGHQAEANGKKGTVVAAGCALLLGAANGIVAFFSAMGTQVH; from the coding sequence ATGCAGCACGCCCAGTATCTGGCGTACAACCCCGGCATCACACCGAAGGAGGGCGGGCTTCCCGGCCTCAGCGTGCTGAAGAACGTCGTCTCCTCGATCAACCTCTACAGCATCATCGCGGTGGTCGGCGCGCTGGCCATATCCGCCCTCGTCTGGGCCTGGGGCCACCACAGCGGCGGCCACCAGGCGGAGGCGAACGGCAAGAAGGGCACCGTCGTCGCCGCCGGCTGCGCCCTGCTGCTCGGGGCGGCCAACGGCATCGTCGCGTTCTTCTCGGCGATGGGAACGCAGGTCCACTGA
- a CDS encoding ATP-binding protein, translated as MQTMCNTIGGVVGSTGEAVTDGIGAWIAKSMGEMAQAAAELASKAVDRTTAIDLNAEWFRSNYELLLPIGLILTVGTFCLQLARAAWRRDERALAQAVSGTVAGVLFAFAAIACTTVAITVVDALSAGLFKAANTSIDDAVRRIIAVNNLGPMYALGWTLPAIAALGSAVGAFLYWAVMVARKVGILVLVTLAVFAGAGGGWEVARRWRRGWIEATATLIVSKLLMTIVFLLGVSAMGKSDASDGISALSDVLAGVVVMVLVMLCPYATYKFVHWAADGSGHDDLHRTGVAGVAVAAGAAKTAGQLAMQAGTSMRAPQGPSKVPGQGWGGVASGIDPTGGSADGDKPKQTHFRFGEDPNATGDKGRALIRRPPTDGDRGQPLIQRPGQGTAADAAPVSSGPTPQGAAVAQPRVTHLDPPAPQRPGPVGGPSAQGGATPQRWVYPEPPAGSGS; from the coding sequence ATGCAGACGATGTGTAACACCATCGGCGGCGTCGTCGGTTCGACGGGCGAGGCCGTCACCGATGGCATCGGCGCCTGGATCGCCAAGTCGATGGGCGAGATGGCCCAGGCCGCCGCCGAGTTGGCGTCGAAGGCGGTCGACAGGACGACGGCTATCGACCTGAATGCCGAGTGGTTCAGGAGCAACTACGAGTTGCTGCTGCCGATCGGCCTCATTCTGACCGTCGGCACGTTCTGCCTGCAGCTCGCCCGCGCCGCCTGGCGCCGGGACGAACGTGCCCTGGCCCAAGCGGTCAGCGGCACGGTGGCCGGTGTCCTGTTCGCGTTCGCTGCCATCGCCTGCACCACCGTGGCGATCACCGTCGTCGACGCCCTCAGCGCCGGCCTGTTCAAGGCGGCCAACACCTCCATCGACGACGCCGTTCGCCGCATCATCGCCGTCAACAACCTGGGGCCCATGTACGCCCTGGGCTGGACTCTCCCAGCCATCGCCGCGCTCGGCAGCGCGGTGGGTGCCTTCTTGTACTGGGCCGTGATGGTCGCCCGGAAGGTCGGCATCCTGGTCCTGGTCACGCTCGCCGTGTTCGCCGGGGCCGGGGGCGGCTGGGAAGTGGCCCGGCGCTGGCGGCGCGGCTGGATCGAGGCCACCGCGACTCTGATCGTCTCGAAACTGCTGATGACGATCGTGTTCCTGCTGGGCGTCTCGGCCATGGGCAAGAGTGACGCCTCGGACGGGATCAGCGCACTGTCGGACGTTCTGGCGGGCGTCGTCGTCATGGTTCTGGTGATGCTGTGCCCGTACGCGACGTACAAGTTCGTGCACTGGGCGGCCGACGGCTCTGGCCATGACGACCTGCACCGTACGGGCGTCGCGGGGGTGGCGGTGGCAGCCGGTGCGGCCAAGACCGCGGGCCAGCTCGCGATGCAGGCCGGCACCAGCATGCGTGCTCCGCAGGGCCCGTCGAAGGTTCCCGGCCAGGGCTGGGGCGGTGTCGCCTCCGGCATCGACCCGACCGGCGGATCCGCCGACGGCGACAAGCCGAAGCAGACCCACTTCCGCTTCGGCGAGGACCCGAACGCCACCGGCGACAAGGGCCGGGCACTGATCCGTCGGCCTCCCACCGACGGTGACCGCGGGCAGCCGCTGATCCAGCGTCCCGGCCAAGGCACGGCGGCCGACGCGGCACCGGTCTCCTCCGGGCCGACGCCCCAGGGCGCGGCGGTGGCCCAGCCGCGGGTCACGCACCTGGATCCGCCGGCACCCCAGCGTCCCGGGCCGGTGGGCGGGCCGTCTGCGCAGGGCGGTGCCACACCGCAGCGGTGGGTCTATCCCGAGCCGCCAGCTGGATCGGGCTCGTAG
- a CDS encoding SCO6880 family protein: MLSDTSQPDGPATVKFPHRSRRGVLLGLSAPQLIVVTVTGLLLLAVLLTSGVAGALKLIPLWAVILAAVFVRHRGRSLADWAPIAARFTLRRFRGQLIWLARPSTRPRREGLLHLPGTAASLRVVSAPRGSFGAVHDPHHGTLTAVVKVSSRAFALLDPATQASNVAGWGRTLAALARTGHIARVQVLERTVPDSGDALNRYWLEHGNEATHLAGPIYSDLLAAAGPAAAPHEAYVALALDLKAARRLINQAGGGLTGGFAVLAQLTATFDQAARNSGLSPSGWLDASEIAAVTRTAYDPKASAALDQWSASGRPQAEPAAAGPVVLVEKADRIQTDSAHHATFWIENWPRIETSPGFLHQLLFTSGVRRTLSLTYEPKGLDSALKDVQRRKATVIADATERQRKGQVDSEEDSVEYADIKQRERQLIAGHADVALTGLLTVSADTDEQLNAACAAIETAAVAALVDLRLLTWQQAEAFTNAALPLARP; this comes from the coding sequence ATGCTTTCCGACACCTCTCAGCCTGACGGCCCGGCCACCGTGAAGTTCCCGCATCGCTCGCGGCGCGGTGTCCTGCTTGGCCTGTCGGCCCCTCAGCTGATCGTCGTCACCGTCACCGGCCTGCTGCTGCTCGCGGTGTTGCTCACCTCCGGCGTCGCCGGGGCGCTCAAGCTCATACCCCTGTGGGCGGTGATCCTGGCGGCGGTATTCGTTCGCCATCGCGGACGGTCCCTCGCCGACTGGGCGCCCATCGCCGCGCGGTTCACCCTGCGCCGCTTCCGGGGCCAGCTCATCTGGCTCGCCCGGCCGTCCACCCGGCCACGGCGCGAGGGCCTGCTCCACCTGCCCGGCACCGCGGCTTCACTGCGTGTGGTCTCCGCCCCTCGCGGCAGCTTCGGCGCCGTGCACGATCCGCATCACGGCACCCTCACCGCCGTCGTGAAGGTCTCCTCCCGTGCCTTCGCCCTACTTGACCCCGCCACCCAGGCCAGCAACGTCGCAGGCTGGGGACGCACGCTGGCGGCTCTGGCGCGCACCGGACACATCGCGCGGGTCCAGGTCCTGGAGCGCACGGTGCCCGACTCCGGCGACGCGCTCAACCGCTACTGGCTCGAGCACGGCAACGAGGCGACTCACCTCGCCGGTCCCATCTACAGCGATCTGCTGGCCGCCGCCGGCCCCGCCGCGGCCCCGCATGAGGCGTACGTCGCGCTCGCCCTCGACCTCAAGGCCGCCCGCCGCCTGATCAATCAGGCCGGAGGCGGGCTCACCGGCGGCTTCGCCGTCCTGGCGCAGCTCACGGCCACCTTCGACCAGGCCGCCCGCAACTCCGGTCTCTCGCCCAGTGGATGGTTGGACGCGTCCGAGATCGCCGCCGTGACTCGTACCGCGTATGACCCGAAGGCGTCGGCCGCCTTGGACCAGTGGTCGGCCTCGGGCCGCCCGCAGGCCGAGCCCGCTGCCGCCGGCCCCGTCGTCCTGGTCGAGAAGGCCGACCGGATCCAGACCGACTCGGCCCACCACGCCACGTTCTGGATCGAGAACTGGCCCCGCATCGAGACCTCACCCGGCTTCCTGCACCAGCTCCTGTTCACCTCCGGTGTGCGCCGCACGCTCTCGCTGACCTACGAGCCCAAGGGGCTGGACTCCGCGCTCAAGGACGTACAGCGCCGCAAGGCCACCGTGATCGCCGACGCCACCGAGCGGCAGCGCAAGGGCCAGGTCGACTCCGAGGAGGACTCGGTCGAGTACGCCGACATCAAGCAGCGCGAGCGGCAGCTGATCGCCGGGCACGCCGACGTCGCCCTCACCGGCCTGCTCACCGTGAGCGCGGACACCGACGAGCAGCTCAACGCCGCCTGCGCCGCGATCGAGACGGCCGCCGTCGCCGCGCTCGTCGACCTGCGCCTTCTGACCTGGCAGCAGGCCGAGGCCTTCACCAACGCCGCCCTGCCCCTCGCCCGCCCGTAG
- a CDS encoding DUF6238 family protein, translating to MPTEPLPELAPDFVPFATAALDFHQAINMPVAPVAAGRAELDSLHAHVVALYGLLDAHTARTTPVARAEGDHLRACRIRLWQAAEHLHAAFHAAPHTGSGRLPTREACRARLPEGAPDLTVCQRHLATAARVRRDHTPADLRDPFTGLTRH from the coding sequence ATGCCGACCGAGCCCCTGCCCGAACTGGCTCCGGACTTCGTTCCGTTCGCCACCGCGGCGCTCGACTTCCACCAGGCGATCAACATGCCGGTCGCCCCGGTCGCCGCCGGCCGTGCCGAACTCGACTCCCTGCACGCCCACGTCGTCGCGTTGTACGGGCTGCTCGACGCCCACACCGCCCGCACCACCCCGGTGGCCAGGGCGGAGGGCGACCATCTGCGGGCGTGCCGGATCCGGCTGTGGCAGGCAGCCGAGCACCTCCACGCAGCCTTCCACGCCGCCCCGCACACCGGCTCCGGCCGCCTCCCCACCCGGGAGGCGTGCCGGGCCCGGCTGCCCGAGGGAGCGCCCGATCTCACCGTGTGCCAGCGCCACCTGGCCACCGCCGCCCGGGTCCGCCGTGACCACACCCCGGCCGATCTGCGCGACCCCTTCACCGGCCTCACCCGCCACTGA